One genomic region from Cellulomonas hominis encodes:
- the feoB gene encoding ferrous iron transport protein B, whose amino-acid sequence MSCHEPAPAAVALDTRTPTVVLVGNPNVGKSTLFNALTGARQKVVNAPGTTVELQVGTWRLPADGPDRPRVRLVDLPGTYSLLARSPDERVTADAVAGRGSVGAPDLAVVLVDATALGRSLYLLAQAARSGAAVVVAVTMSDVAAARGVRVDAARMAEVLGVPVVAVDPRAGRGLTGLADAVAGALADGGAPAVRGLAAVDGGADLEDAAALFDWAEGVQRALAADDAPPAAPVRTLSDRVDRLLLDPWCGIPVFLVVMWAMFQLATTVAGPLIDGVDGLVNGTLADWLRGWLPGPAWVEGLLVDGVLAGVGTVLSFAPLMALVFLALALLEDSGYLARAAFVADRAMRAIGLDGRAMLPLVVGFGCNLPALSATRALPDARSRLLTGLLVPYTSCPARLTVYILIAGVFFPDSAGTAIFAMYVASIALVVLGGLALRRTLFRDLRREPLVLALPAYQRPRVRALLLSAWSRVASFVTKAGRIIVATLTVVWLLMAVPVTGEHTVGDVPVGDSLYGRTAEAIAPVFAPAGFDDWHMSAALATGFVAKEVVVGSFAQSYAVEEPEDPAHAGDLGARIRATFERTSGGHAAAAAVAFMVFVLAYTPCLATVGEQRRLYGWRWTAGAVGVQLAVAWVLAVAVFQVGRLL is encoded by the coding sequence GTGAGCTGCCACGAGCCCGCCCCCGCGGCGGTCGCGCTCGACACCCGCACGCCGACGGTCGTGCTCGTCGGCAACCCGAACGTCGGCAAGTCGACGCTGTTCAACGCGCTGACCGGGGCGCGGCAGAAGGTCGTCAACGCGCCCGGCACCACCGTGGAGCTCCAGGTGGGGACGTGGCGCCTGCCGGCCGACGGCCCCGACCGCCCGCGCGTCCGGCTCGTCGACCTGCCCGGGACCTACAGCCTGCTGGCCCGGTCGCCCGACGAGCGGGTCACCGCGGACGCCGTCGCAGGCCGGGGGAGCGTCGGCGCGCCGGACCTCGCCGTCGTGCTGGTCGACGCCACCGCGCTGGGCCGGTCGCTGTACCTGCTGGCGCAGGCCGCCCGGTCGGGTGCCGCGGTCGTGGTCGCGGTGACCATGTCCGACGTGGCCGCCGCGCGCGGCGTCCGGGTGGACGCGGCGCGGATGGCCGAGGTGCTCGGCGTGCCCGTGGTCGCGGTGGACCCGCGCGCGGGCCGCGGGCTGACCGGGCTGGCCGACGCGGTCGCGGGGGCGCTCGCCGACGGCGGGGCGCCCGCGGTGCGCGGGCTGGCCGCGGTCGACGGTGGCGCGGACCTCGAGGACGCCGCCGCGCTGTTCGACTGGGCCGAGGGCGTGCAGCGCGCGCTCGCCGCCGACGACGCCCCGCCGGCCGCGCCCGTCCGGACGCTCTCGGACCGGGTGGACCGCCTGCTGCTCGACCCGTGGTGCGGCATCCCGGTGTTCCTCGTCGTCATGTGGGCGATGTTCCAGCTCGCGACCACGGTCGCCGGCCCGCTGATCGACGGCGTCGACGGGCTGGTCAACGGCACGCTGGCCGACTGGCTGCGCGGCTGGCTCCCCGGGCCCGCCTGGGTCGAGGGCCTGCTCGTCGACGGCGTCCTCGCGGGCGTCGGCACGGTGCTGTCGTTCGCCCCGCTCATGGCCCTGGTGTTCCTCGCGCTCGCGCTGCTGGAGGACTCCGGCTACCTGGCCCGCGCCGCGTTCGTCGCCGACCGCGCGATGCGCGCCATCGGGCTGGACGGCCGCGCGATGCTGCCGCTGGTGGTGGGCTTCGGCTGCAACCTGCCGGCGCTGTCCGCGACGCGCGCGCTGCCGGACGCCCGCAGCCGGCTGCTCACCGGCCTGCTCGTGCCGTACACGTCGTGCCCGGCGCGGCTCACCGTCTACATCCTCATCGCGGGGGTGTTCTTCCCGGACAGCGCGGGCACGGCGATCTTCGCGATGTACGTCGCGAGCATCGCGCTGGTCGTTCTCGGCGGCCTGGCCCTGCGCCGGACGCTGTTCCGGGACCTGCGCCGCGAGCCGCTGGTGCTCGCCCTGCCCGCCTACCAGCGGCCGCGGGTCCGGGCGCTGCTGCTGTCGGCGTGGTCGCGGGTCGCGTCGTTCGTGACGAAGGCCGGGCGGATCATCGTCGCCACCCTGACCGTGGTCTGGCTCCTCATGGCGGTTCCGGTCACCGGCGAGCACACCGTCGGCGACGTCCCGGTGGGCGACAGCCTGTACGGCCGCACGGCGGAGGCGATCGCCCCGGTGTTCGCGCCCGCGGGGTTCGACGACTGGCACATGTCCGCGGCGCTCGCGACGGGCTTCGTCGCCAAGGAGGTCGTGGTCGGGTCGTTCGCGCAGTCGTACGCCGTCGAGGAGCCCGAGGACCCCGCGCACGCCGGCGACCTGGGCGCCCGGATCCGCGCGACGTTCGAGCGGACGTCCGGCGGGCACGCGGCCGCGGCGGCGGTGGCGTTCATGGTGTTCGTGCTGGCCTACACGCCGTGCCTGGCGACCGTCGGCGAGCAGCGGCGGCTGTACGGCTGGCGCTGGACGGCGGGCGCGGTCGGCGTGCAGCTCGCGGTGGCGTGGGTGCTCGCGGTCGCGGTGTTCCAGGTCGGCCGGCTGCTGTGA
- a CDS encoding FAD-binding and (Fe-S)-binding domain-containing protein, with protein MPTATSPAPDAAPDASRAADAAELVRALRAAVAGGVDDSSRRRAEYATDASNYRVVPSVVVFPRDVDDALAALEVARGLGAPVTSRGGGTSVAGNAVGTGVVLDWSRHVNRVLDVDPGTATARVEPGVVMAMLQKEAAPHGLRFGPDPSTQARATLGGMIGNNACGPRAVAYGRTADNVLELDVVDGRGRRFTAGRGLDPVPGLDALVRSEMDLLRTELGRFGRQVSGYSLEHLLPEKGADLAKALVGTEGTVVTLLGATVRLVPVSAAPVLVVLGYPDMATAADAVPALLAHRPLAIEGMDARLVDVVRRVKGAAAVPPLPEGAGWMMVEVGGDTLDEAMDRARALAADAGTRAVGVFPPGPEAAAMWRIREDGAGLGGRTPSGEQAWPGFEDSAVPPERLGGYLRELEALMASHGVDGLAYGHFGDGCVHLRLDVPMERSGDPLRAFMTDAAHLVAQHGGSLSGEHGDGRARSELLPVMYSSRAIAAFEAFKDLLDPDDLLNPGVLVRPRPLDADLRRPHARPIPAGHGGFAYEHDHGDFTTAVHRCVGVGKCRADSSAAGGFMCPSYLATRDEKDSTRGRARVLQEMANGTLVSRGWSSPEVHEVLDLCLSCKACSSDCPAGVDMAQYKAEVLHRTYRGRLRPVNHYALGWLPRWTRLVTGVPGLARLANAVLGVRPLARLVLRAGGMDTRRTMVDFAPKPFRSRVRRGEVDVRRGGAPATGADLAVTATSGRPPVLLWTDSFSDALAPSVPVAAVRVLRAAGYEVLVPDHDACCGLTWISTGQLDGARKRLTHLLEVLGPYAVNGVPIVGLEPSCTAVLRSDLLDLLPGDPRAVAVARATRTLAELLTAPAPVGPGDRWQLPDLSDVTAVVQPHCHHHAVMTYTADRTLLRDAGATFSTLAGCCGLAGNFGMEAGHYDVSVQVAEHALLPALREAAPGDVYLADGYSCRTQADQLAGVQGVHLAELLAAHLPHP; from the coding sequence GTGCCGACCGCCACGTCCCCCGCCCCGGACGCCGCCCCCGACGCCTCCCGGGCCGCCGACGCCGCCGAGCTCGTCCGCGCCCTGCGCGCCGCCGTCGCGGGCGGGGTGGACGACTCGTCCCGCCGCCGCGCCGAGTACGCGACCGACGCGTCGAACTACCGCGTGGTCCCGTCCGTGGTCGTGTTCCCGCGCGACGTGGACGACGCGCTCGCGGCCCTCGAGGTCGCGCGCGGCCTGGGCGCCCCCGTCACGTCCCGCGGCGGCGGCACCTCCGTGGCCGGCAACGCCGTGGGCACCGGCGTCGTCCTCGACTGGTCGCGGCACGTCAACCGGGTGCTCGACGTGGACCCCGGCACGGCTACCGCCCGCGTCGAGCCCGGCGTCGTCATGGCGATGCTCCAGAAGGAGGCCGCGCCGCACGGCCTGCGCTTCGGCCCGGACCCGTCGACCCAGGCGCGGGCCACGCTCGGCGGGATGATCGGCAACAACGCCTGCGGGCCCCGCGCCGTGGCGTACGGGCGGACCGCCGACAACGTGCTCGAGCTCGACGTGGTCGACGGCCGCGGGCGCCGGTTCACCGCCGGCCGCGGCCTGGACCCGGTCCCGGGCCTGGACGCGCTGGTCCGCTCGGAGATGGACCTGCTGCGCACCGAGCTCGGCCGGTTCGGCCGCCAGGTGTCCGGCTACTCCCTGGAGCACCTGCTGCCCGAGAAGGGCGCCGACCTCGCCAAGGCCCTGGTCGGCACGGAGGGCACGGTCGTCACCCTGCTCGGCGCGACCGTCCGGCTGGTGCCCGTGTCGGCCGCGCCCGTGCTCGTCGTCCTCGGCTACCCCGACATGGCGACCGCCGCCGACGCCGTCCCCGCGCTGCTCGCGCACCGGCCGCTGGCCATCGAGGGCATGGACGCGCGCCTGGTCGACGTCGTCCGGCGGGTCAAGGGCGCCGCCGCCGTGCCGCCGCTGCCCGAGGGCGCCGGCTGGATGATGGTCGAGGTCGGCGGCGACACCCTGGACGAGGCGATGGACCGGGCGCGCGCGCTCGCGGCCGACGCCGGCACCCGCGCCGTCGGCGTCTTCCCGCCCGGGCCCGAGGCCGCCGCGATGTGGCGGATCCGCGAGGACGGCGCCGGGCTCGGCGGCCGCACCCCGTCCGGCGAGCAGGCGTGGCCCGGCTTCGAGGACTCCGCGGTCCCGCCGGAGCGGCTCGGCGGGTACCTGCGGGAGCTCGAGGCGCTCATGGCGTCGCACGGCGTGGACGGCCTGGCCTACGGGCACTTCGGGGACGGGTGCGTGCACCTGCGGCTCGACGTGCCGATGGAGCGGTCCGGCGACCCGCTGCGCGCGTTCATGACCGACGCCGCCCACCTGGTCGCCCAGCACGGCGGCTCGCTGTCGGGGGAGCACGGCGACGGCCGGGCCCGGTCCGAGCTGCTGCCGGTCATGTACTCGTCGCGCGCCATCGCGGCGTTCGAGGCGTTCAAGGACCTGCTCGACCCCGACGACCTGCTGAACCCGGGCGTGCTCGTCCGGCCGCGCCCGCTCGACGCGGACCTGCGCCGCCCGCACGCCCGCCCGATCCCGGCCGGCCACGGCGGGTTCGCGTACGAGCACGACCACGGCGACTTCACCACGGCGGTGCACCGCTGCGTCGGCGTCGGCAAGTGCCGGGCGGACTCGAGCGCCGCGGGCGGGTTCATGTGCCCCTCGTACCTGGCGACGCGCGACGAGAAGGACTCCACCCGCGGCCGCGCCCGCGTCCTGCAGGAGATGGCCAACGGCACGCTGGTGTCCCGCGGCTGGTCCTCGCCCGAGGTGCACGAGGTCCTCGACCTGTGCCTGTCCTGCAAGGCCTGCTCGTCCGACTGCCCCGCCGGCGTCGACATGGCGCAGTACAAGGCCGAGGTGCTGCACCGCACGTACCGCGGCCGCCTGCGCCCGGTCAACCACTACGCGCTCGGCTGGCTGCCGCGCTGGACCCGCCTGGTCACCGGCGTGCCCGGCCTGGCGCGGCTCGCGAACGCGGTGCTCGGGGTGCGGCCGCTCGCGCGGCTCGTGCTGCGCGCCGGCGGCATGGACACCCGCCGCACGATGGTCGACTTCGCGCCGAAGCCGTTCCGGTCCCGCGTGCGCCGCGGCGAGGTGGACGTCCGCCGCGGGGGAGCGCCCGCGACCGGCGCCGACCTGGCCGTCACCGCCACGTCCGGGCGCCCGCCCGTGCTGCTGTGGACCGACTCGTTCAGCGACGCGCTCGCCCCCTCGGTCCCCGTCGCGGCCGTCCGGGTGCTGCGCGCCGCCGGGTACGAGGTCCTCGTCCCCGACCACGACGCGTGCTGCGGCCTCACGTGGATCTCCACCGGCCAGCTCGACGGCGCCCGCAAGCGGCTGACCCACCTGCTCGAGGTCCTGGGGCCGTACGCGGTGAACGGCGTCCCGATCGTCGGCCTCGAGCCGTCCTGCACCGCCGTGCTCCGCTCCGACCTGCTCGACCTGCTGCCCGGCGATCCGCGCGCCGTCGCCGTCGCCCGCGCCACCCGGACGCTCGCCGAGCTGCTCACCGCGCCGGCGCCCGTCGGGCCGGGGGACCGGTGGCAGCTGCCGGACCTGTCCGACGTCACCGCCGTCGTGCAGCCGCACTGCCACCACCACGCCGTCATGACGTACACCGCGGACCGGACGCTGCTGCGCGACGCCGGGGCGACGTTCTCGACGCTCGCCGGCTGCTGCGGGCTCGCGGGGAACTTCGGCATGGAGGCGGGCCACTACGACGTGTCGGTGCAGGTGGCGGAGCACGCGCTGCTCCCGGCCCTCCGGGAGGCGGCGCCCGGCGACGTGTACCTGGCCGACGGGTACTCGTGCCGCACGCAGGCCGACCAGCTCGCCGGCGTCCAGGGCGTGCACCTCGCGGAGCTCCTGGCCGCGCACCTCCCGCACCCCTGA
- the rplJ gene encoding 50S ribosomal protein L10 → MARPDKAAAVAEIVDLFRESNAAVLTEYRGLTVKQLKTLRRSLGGNANYAVVKNTLTAIAAKEAGIEGISDALKGPSAIAFVTGDPVEAAKGLRDFAKANPALVIKGGVLDGRALTAAEVTKLADLESREVLLAKAAGAMKAKLFQAAYLFTAPASQAVRTVEALRVKQETADTAA, encoded by the coding sequence ATGGCGAGGCCGGACAAGGCAGCCGCCGTCGCGGAGATCGTGGACCTGTTCCGCGAGTCCAACGCGGCCGTGCTGACCGAGTACCGCGGGCTCACCGTCAAGCAGCTCAAGACGCTGCGACGGTCGCTCGGCGGCAACGCGAACTACGCCGTGGTGAAGAACACGCTGACCGCGATCGCGGCCAAGGAAGCCGGTATCGAGGGGATCTCCGACGCGCTCAAGGGCCCGTCCGCGATCGCCTTCGTCACCGGGGACCCGGTCGAGGCCGCCAAGGGTCTGCGTGACTTCGCCAAGGCGAACCCCGCACTGGTCATCAAGGGCGGTGTCCTCGACGGGCGCGCCCTGACCGCTGCGGAGGTCACCAAGCTCGCGGACCTCGAGTCCCGCGAGGTCCTGCTGGCCAAGGCTGCCGGCGCGATGAAGGCCAAGCTGTTCCAGGCGGCTTACCTGTTCACCGCTCCCGCGTCCCAGGCCGTGCGCACCGTCGAGGCTCTCCGCGTCAAGCAGGAGACCGCCGACACCGCTGCCTGA
- the rplL gene encoding 50S ribosomal protein L7/L12, which yields MAKLTTDELIEQFKGLTLIELSEFVKAFEDVFEVTAAAPAAVAVAAPAAGGAGADAAAEEEKDEFDVILEAAGDKKIQVIKEVRGLTSLGLKEAKDLVDGAPKPVLENVNKETADKAKAALEGAGATVTLK from the coding sequence ATGGCGAAGCTCACCACCGACGAGCTCATCGAGCAGTTCAAGGGCCTCACCCTCATCGAGCTCTCCGAGTTCGTGAAGGCGTTCGAGGACGTCTTCGAGGTCACCGCGGCCGCCCCGGCCGCCGTGGCCGTCGCCGCCCCGGCCGCCGGCGGTGCCGGTGCCGACGCCGCCGCCGAGGAGGAGAAGGACGAGTTCGACGTCATCCTCGAGGCCGCCGGCGACAAGAAGATCCAGGTCATCAAGGAGGTGCGCGGCCTGACCTCTCTCGGTCTGAAGGAGGCCAAGGACCTCGTGGACGGCGCGCCGAAGCCGGTCCTGGAGAACGTCAACAAGGAGACCGCGGACAAGGCCAAGGCCGCCCTCGAGGGCGCCGGCGCCACCGTCACCCTCAAGTGA
- the rpoB gene encoding DNA-directed RNA polymerase subunit beta, protein MAASRTSSATSEAIANRTISRRVSFARIDEPLEVPDLLGLQTESFDWLLGNEKWQARVAAALEAGRQDVPETAGLEEIFEEISPIEDFGGTMSLSFREHRFEPPKYTADECKEKDFTYAAPLFVTAEFVNYTTGEIKSQTVFMGDFPLMSDRGTFIINGTERVVVSQLVRSPGVYFERTPDKTSDKDVFTVKVIPSRGAWLEFEIDKRDNVGVRVDRKRKQNATVLLKALGMTESEIREEFAQFPAVIDTLEKDHVQTQDEALLDLYRKIRPGEPPTVEAGRALIENFYFNPKRYDLAKVGRYKLNKKLGIDVPLADSVLSKDDIVAAIKYVAALHADVSTLPGRRGGEAIEVRVETDDIDHFGNRRIRAVGELIQNQVRTGLSRMERVVRERMTTQDVEAITPQTLINIRPVVASIKEFFGTSQLSQFMDQNNPLAGLTHKRRLSALGPGGLSRDRAGMEVRDVHPSHYGRMCPIETPEGPNIGLIGSLATFGRINPFGFVETPYRKVENGRVTDEVHYLTADDEDRYVIAQANAAVREDGRFAEDTVLVRVKGGDTEDVPAEVVDYVDVSPRQMVSVGTALIPFLEHDDANRALMGANMQRQAVPLVRSEAPLVGTGMEWRAAVDAGDVIVASKAGVVTEVSADLITVANDDATTTTYRVAKFRRSNQGTSYNQRVLVDQGQRVEVGSVLADGPATDEGELALGRNLLVAFMSWEGHNYEDAIILSQRLVQDDVLSSIHIEEHEVDARDTKLGPEEITRDIPNVSEDVLADLDERGIIRIGAEVSAGDVLVGKVTPKGETELTPEERLLRAIFGEKAREVRDTSLKVPHGESGTVIEVRTFNREDGDELPAGVNELVRVYIAQRRKITDGDKLAGRHGNKGVISKILPVEDMPFLADGTPVDIVLNPMGVPGRMNVGQVLEVHLGWVAKQGWDVQLAEGDLSWVDEVPEVAKSSTPGMPVATPVFDGVPEETLTGLLGSTLPNRDGERMVGTDGKARLFDGRSGEPFPEAVAVGYMYILKLHHLVDDKIHARSTGPYSMITQQPLGGKAQFGGQRFGEMEVWALEAYGAAYTLQELLTIKSDDIPGRVKVYEAIVKGENIPDSGIPESFKVLLKEMQSLCLNVEVLSSDGVSIDMRENDDEVYRAAEELGIDLSRRPNAASSIDEI, encoded by the coding sequence TTGGCTGCCTCGCGCACCTCCTCCGCAACGTCCGAAGCCATCGCGAACCGTACGATCTCCCGCCGCGTCTCCTTCGCCCGGATCGACGAGCCCCTCGAGGTCCCCGACCTCCTCGGGCTCCAGACGGAGAGCTTCGACTGGCTGCTCGGCAACGAGAAGTGGCAGGCCCGGGTCGCCGCCGCTCTCGAGGCCGGCCGGCAGGACGTCCCGGAGACCGCTGGACTGGAGGAGATCTTCGAGGAGATCTCCCCCATCGAGGACTTCGGCGGCACCATGTCGCTGTCGTTCCGCGAGCACCGTTTCGAGCCGCCGAAGTACACGGCCGACGAGTGCAAGGAGAAGGACTTCACCTACGCCGCGCCGCTGTTCGTGACCGCGGAGTTCGTGAACTACACCACCGGTGAGATCAAGAGCCAGACGGTCTTCATGGGCGACTTCCCGCTCATGAGCGACCGCGGCACGTTCATCATCAACGGCACCGAGCGCGTCGTCGTGTCGCAGCTCGTCCGCTCCCCGGGCGTGTACTTCGAGCGCACCCCGGACAAGACGTCGGACAAGGACGTCTTCACGGTCAAGGTCATCCCGAGCCGCGGTGCCTGGCTGGAGTTCGAGATCGACAAGCGCGACAACGTCGGCGTCCGCGTCGACCGCAAGCGCAAGCAGAACGCCACGGTGCTGCTCAAGGCCCTCGGCATGACCGAGTCGGAGATCCGCGAGGAGTTCGCGCAGTTCCCCGCCGTCATCGACACCCTGGAGAAGGACCACGTCCAGACCCAGGACGAGGCGCTGCTCGACCTGTACCGCAAGATCCGCCCGGGCGAGCCGCCGACCGTCGAGGCCGGCCGCGCGCTGATCGAGAACTTCTACTTCAACCCCAAGCGCTACGACCTGGCGAAGGTCGGCCGCTACAAGCTGAACAAGAAGCTCGGCATCGACGTGCCGCTCGCGGACTCGGTGCTGTCGAAGGACGACATCGTCGCCGCGATCAAGTACGTGGCCGCGCTGCACGCCGACGTGTCGACCCTGCCGGGCCGCCGCGGCGGCGAGGCGATCGAGGTCCGCGTCGAGACCGACGACATCGACCACTTCGGCAACCGCCGCATCCGCGCCGTGGGCGAGCTCATCCAGAACCAGGTCCGCACGGGCCTGTCCCGGATGGAGCGCGTCGTGCGCGAGCGCATGACGACCCAGGACGTCGAGGCGATCACGCCGCAGACCCTGATCAACATCCGCCCGGTGGTGGCGTCGATCAAGGAGTTCTTCGGCACCTCCCAGCTCAGCCAGTTCATGGACCAGAACAACCCGCTCGCCGGCCTGACGCACAAGCGTCGCCTGTCCGCGCTGGGCCCGGGTGGTCTGTCCCGCGACCGCGCCGGCATGGAGGTCCGTGACGTCCACCCGTCGCACTACGGCCGCATGTGCCCGATCGAGACCCCCGAGGGTCCGAACATCGGTCTGATCGGCTCGCTCGCGACGTTCGGCCGGATCAACCCGTTCGGCTTCGTCGAGACCCCGTACCGGAAGGTCGAGAACGGCCGCGTCACGGACGAGGTGCACTACCTCACCGCCGACGACGAGGACCGCTACGTCATCGCCCAGGCCAACGCGGCCGTGCGCGAGGACGGCCGGTTCGCCGAGGACACCGTCCTGGTCCGCGTCAAGGGTGGCGACACCGAGGACGTCCCGGCCGAGGTCGTCGACTACGTCGACGTCTCCCCGCGCCAGATGGTGTCGGTCGGTACCGCGCTCATCCCGTTCCTCGAGCACGACGACGCGAACCGCGCGCTCATGGGCGCGAACATGCAGCGCCAGGCCGTGCCGCTGGTCCGCTCCGAGGCGCCGCTGGTCGGCACCGGCATGGAGTGGCGCGCGGCGGTCGACGCGGGCGACGTGATCGTCGCGTCGAAGGCCGGCGTGGTCACCGAGGTGTCGGCGGACCTCATCACGGTCGCGAACGACGACGCCACCACGACGACCTACCGCGTGGCGAAGTTCCGCCGCTCGAACCAGGGCACGTCCTACAACCAGCGCGTCCTGGTCGACCAGGGCCAGCGGGTCGAGGTCGGCTCGGTGCTCGCGGACGGCCCGGCGACGGACGAGGGCGAGCTCGCGCTCGGCCGCAACCTGCTCGTCGCGTTCATGTCGTGGGAGGGCCACAACTACGAGGACGCGATCATCCTGTCGCAGCGCCTCGTGCAGGACGACGTCCTGTCCTCGATCCACATCGAGGAGCACGAGGTCGACGCCCGCGACACCAAGCTCGGCCCGGAGGAGATCACGCGGGACATCCCGAACGTCTCCGAGGACGTGCTGGCGGACCTGGACGAGCGCGGCATCATCCGCATCGGCGCCGAGGTCTCCGCGGGCGACGTGCTGGTCGGCAAGGTCACCCCGAAGGGCGAGACCGAGCTGACCCCGGAGGAGCGCCTGCTGCGCGCGATCTTCGGCGAGAAGGCCCGCGAGGTCCGCGACACGTCCCTCAAGGTCCCGCACGGCGAGTCCGGCACGGTCATCGAGGTGCGCACGTTCAACCGCGAGGACGGCGACGAGCTGCCCGCCGGCGTGAACGAGCTCGTCCGGGTGTACATCGCCCAGCGCCGCAAGATCACGGACGGCGACAAGCTCGCCGGCCGGCACGGCAACAAGGGCGTCATCTCGAAGATCCTGCCCGTCGAGGACATGCCGTTCCTCGCGGACGGCACCCCGGTGGACATCGTCCTCAACCCGATGGGTGTCCCCGGCCGCATGAACGTCGGCCAGGTGCTGGAGGTCCACCTCGGGTGGGTCGCCAAGCAGGGCTGGGACGTGCAGCTGGCCGAGGGCGACCTGTCCTGGGTCGACGAGGTGCCGGAGGTCGCGAAGTCGTCGACCCCGGGCATGCCGGTCGCCACGCCGGTGTTCGACGGCGTTCCGGAGGAGACCCTCACCGGTCTGCTCGGCTCGACGCTGCCGAACCGCGACGGCGAGCGCATGGTCGGCACCGACGGCAAGGCCCGCCTCTTCGACGGCCGCTCCGGCGAGCCGTTCCCGGAGGCCGTGGCCGTCGGCTACATGTACATCCTCAAGCTGCACCACCTCGTGGACGACAAGATCCACGCCCGGTCGACCGGCCCGTACTCGATGATCACGCAGCAGCCGCTGGGTGGTAAGGCGCAGTTCGGCGGCCAGCGCTTCGGCGAGATGGAGGTGTGGGCCCTCGAGGCGTACGGCGCGGCCTACACGCTGCAGGAGCTCCTGACCATCAAGTCGGACGACATCCCGGGCCGCGTGAAGGTGTACGAGGCCATCGTCAAGGGGGAGAACATCCCCGACTCGGGCATCCCGGAGTCCTTCAAGGTCCTCCTCAAGGAGATGCAGTCGCTCTGCCTGAACGTCGAGGTGCTGTCGTCCGACGGCGTCTCGATCGACATGCGCGAGAACGACGACGAGGTGTACCGCGCCGCGGAGGAGCTGGGCATCGACCTGTCCCGGCGCCCGAACGCCGCGAGCTCCATCGACGAGATCTGA